Proteins encoded within one genomic window of Cyprinus carpio isolate SPL01 chromosome A15, ASM1834038v1, whole genome shotgun sequence:
- the taf15 gene encoding TATA-binding protein-associated factor 2N isoform X9 codes for MASDSGYGQPGAQQSYGSFAGSQGYQAGQQGYGQGNGSSSYGGQSYAGYGQTGGESYGQSSQGYSSGGYGQQQPQGFDSYGHQVPESSSSYGEKSYGQQRSYGQPSAAGADGGALGDSRRYGDDSGSDRSEGYRGRGRGGYDRGGYDRGGRGGPPSGMGGGDRGGYKNYGGSREYGQKDDGDGDQDNSDNNTIFVQGLSEDVTPEEVGDYFKQIGIIKVNKKTGKPMINLYTDKATGRLKGEATVSFDDPPSAKAAIDWFDGKEFNGKPLKVSFATRRAEFTQRGGGRGRGGGGGGGFRGRGGGGFGGGPSFDVKGGDWPCPNSSCGNMNFARRYECNRCGTSKPEGDSYGGDRGGRGGYGGDRGGYRGGRGGGFRGGDRGGYGGGGYKMGGRGDHREERRGRPY; via the exons ATGGCCTCAG ATTCGGGCTACGGTCAGCCTGGCGCTCAACAAAG cTATGGCTCTTTTGCTGGGTCCCAGGGCTATCAAGCTGGACAG CAGGGATATGGTCAGGGTAACGGCAGCAGCTCGTACGGTGGACAGAGTTATGCCGGTTATGGACAGACTGGTG GAGAGAGCTACGGCCAGTCGTCTCAGGGTTACTCTTCTGGTGGCTACGGTCAGCAGCAGCCGCAGGGCTTTGACAGCTACGGACATCAGGTACCCGAATCCTCATCCAG TTATGGTGAGAAGTCGTATGGGCAGCAGCGGTCTTACGGACAGCCGTCAGCAGCAGGAGCTGATGGGGGAGCGCTAG GTGATTCCCGGAGGTATGGGGATGACAGTGGCTCGGACCGGTCGGAGGGTTACAGGGGCAGAGGTCGTGGGGGTTATGACCGCGGGGGCTATGACCGAGGTGGCCGGGGCGGCCCACCCTCCGGTATGGG TGGTGGTGACCGTGGTGGCTACAAAAATTACGGTG GATCCAGAGAGTACGGTCAGAAGGATGATGGAG ATGGTGATCAGGATAACTCGGACAATAATACCATCTTTGTCCAAGGGCTCAGTGAAGACGTCACCCCTGAGGAAGTGGGTGACTACTTCAAACAGATTGGAATCATTAAG GTCAATAAGAAGACGGGCAAACCTATGATCAATCTGTACACTGATAAAGCCACCGGACGACTGAAGGGTGAAGCCACCGTGTCCTTTGACGATCCTCCCTCAGCCAAAGCTGCCATTGACTGGTTTGATG GGAAAGAATTTAATGGAAAACCCCTCAAGGTGTCGTTTGCTACCAGAAGGGCGGAGTTCACTCAGAGAGGAGGGGGACGAGGACGTGGTGGCGGTGGCGGCGGTG GTTTTCGAGGCAGAGGTGGTGGTGGCTTTGGTGGAGGTCCCTCGTTTGATGTCAAGGGTGGAGACTGGCCTTGTCCCAACAG CTCTTGTGGCAACATGAACTTTGCCAGAAGATATGAGTGCAACCGGTGTGGAACATCAAAACCAGAAGGCGATAGTTATGGAGGTG ATCGCGGTGGTCGGGGCGGGTACGGAGGGGACCGCGGCGGCTACAGAGGCGGCAGAGGAGGAGGCTTCCGGGGTGGAGACCGTGGAGGATATGGTGGTGGAGGATACAAAATGGGTGGAAG GGGAGACCACAGAGAGGAGAGACGAGGACGGCCGTACTGA
- the taf15 gene encoding TATA-binding protein-associated factor 2N isoform X6, with product MASGKDSGYGQPGAQQSYGSFAGSQGYQAGQQGYGQGNGSSSYGGQSYAGYGQTGGESYGQSSQGYSSGGYGQQQPQGFDSYGHQVPESSSSYGEKSYGQQRSYGQPSAAGADGGALGQSGGSYGGSQGDSRRYGDDSGSDRSEGYRGRGRGGYDRGGYDRGGRGGPPSGMGGGDRGGYKNYGGSREYGQKDDGDGDQDNSDNNTIFVQGLSEDVTPEEVGDYFKQIGIIKVNKKTGKPMINLYTDKATGRLKGEATVSFDDPPSAKAAIDWFDGKEFNGKPLKVSFATRRAEFTQRGGGRGRGGGGGGGFRGRGGGGFGGGPSFDVKGGDWPCPNSSCGNMNFARRYECNRCGTSKPEGDSYGGDRGGRGGYGGDRGGYRGGRGGGFRGGDRGGYGGGGYKMGGRGDHREERRGRPY from the exons ATGGCCTCAGGTAAAG ATTCGGGCTACGGTCAGCCTGGCGCTCAACAAAG cTATGGCTCTTTTGCTGGGTCCCAGGGCTATCAAGCTGGACAG CAGGGATATGGTCAGGGTAACGGCAGCAGCTCGTACGGTGGACAGAGTTATGCCGGTTATGGACAGACTGGTG GAGAGAGCTACGGCCAGTCGTCTCAGGGTTACTCTTCTGGTGGCTACGGTCAGCAGCAGCCGCAGGGCTTTGACAGCTACGGACATCAGGTACCCGAATCCTCATCCAG TTATGGTGAGAAGTCGTATGGGCAGCAGCGGTCTTACGGACAGCCGTCAGCAGCAGGAGCTGATGGGGGAGCGCTAGGTCAGTCCGGTGGCTCATACGGGGGGTCTCAAG GTGATTCCCGGAGGTATGGGGATGACAGTGGCTCGGACCGGTCGGAGGGTTACAGGGGCAGAGGTCGTGGGGGTTATGACCGCGGGGGCTATGACCGAGGTGGCCGGGGCGGCCCACCCTCCGGTATGGG TGGTGGTGACCGTGGTGGCTACAAAAATTACGGTG GATCCAGAGAGTACGGTCAGAAGGATGATGGAG ATGGTGATCAGGATAACTCGGACAATAATACCATCTTTGTCCAAGGGCTCAGTGAAGACGTCACCCCTGAGGAAGTGGGTGACTACTTCAAACAGATTGGAATCATTAAG GTCAATAAGAAGACGGGCAAACCTATGATCAATCTGTACACTGATAAAGCCACCGGACGACTGAAGGGTGAAGCCACCGTGTCCTTTGACGATCCTCCCTCAGCCAAAGCTGCCATTGACTGGTTTGATG GGAAAGAATTTAATGGAAAACCCCTCAAGGTGTCGTTTGCTACCAGAAGGGCGGAGTTCACTCAGAGAGGAGGGGGACGAGGACGTGGTGGCGGTGGCGGCGGTG GTTTTCGAGGCAGAGGTGGTGGTGGCTTTGGTGGAGGTCCCTCGTTTGATGTCAAGGGTGGAGACTGGCCTTGTCCCAACAG CTCTTGTGGCAACATGAACTTTGCCAGAAGATATGAGTGCAACCGGTGTGGAACATCAAAACCAGAAGGCGATAGTTATGGAGGTG ATCGCGGTGGTCGGGGCGGGTACGGAGGGGACCGCGGCGGCTACAGAGGCGGCAGAGGAGGAGGCTTCCGGGGTGGAGACCGTGGAGGATATGGTGGTGGAGGATACAAAATGGGTGGAAG GGGAGACCACAGAGAGGAGAGACGAGGACGGCCGTACTGA
- the taf15 gene encoding TATA-binding protein-associated factor 2N isoform X3 has product MASGKDSGYGQPGAQQSYGSFAGSQGYQAGQGYGQGNGSSSYGGQSYAGYGQTGGESYGQSSQGYSSGGYGQQQPQGFDSYGHQVPESSSSYGEKSYGQQRSYGQPSAAGADGGALGQSGGSYGGSQGGYVRRGDGDSRRYGDDSGSDRSEGYRGRGRGGYDRGGYDRGGRGGPPSGMGGGDRGGYKNYGGSREYGQKDDGDGDQDNSDNNTIFVQGLSEDVTPEEVGDYFKQIGIIKVNKKTGKPMINLYTDKATGRLKGEATVSFDDPPSAKAAIDWFDGKEFNGKPLKVSFATRRAEFTQRGGGRGRGGGGGGGFRGRGGGGFGGGPSFDVKGGDWPCPNSSCGNMNFARRYECNRCGTSKPEGDSYGGDRGGRGGYGGDRGGYRGGRGGGFRGGDRGGYGGGGYKMGGRGDHREERRGRPY; this is encoded by the exons ATGGCCTCAGGTAAAG ATTCGGGCTACGGTCAGCCTGGCGCTCAACAAAG cTATGGCTCTTTTGCTGGGTCCCAGGGCTATCAAGCTGGACAG GGATATGGTCAGGGTAACGGCAGCAGCTCGTACGGTGGACAGAGTTATGCCGGTTATGGACAGACTGGTG GAGAGAGCTACGGCCAGTCGTCTCAGGGTTACTCTTCTGGTGGCTACGGTCAGCAGCAGCCGCAGGGCTTTGACAGCTACGGACATCAGGTACCCGAATCCTCATCCAG TTATGGTGAGAAGTCGTATGGGCAGCAGCGGTCTTACGGACAGCCGTCAGCAGCAGGAGCTGATGGGGGAGCGCTAGGTCAGTCCGGTGGCTCATACGGGGGGTCTCAAGGTGGATATGTGCGACGCGGTGATG GTGATTCCCGGAGGTATGGGGATGACAGTGGCTCGGACCGGTCGGAGGGTTACAGGGGCAGAGGTCGTGGGGGTTATGACCGCGGGGGCTATGACCGAGGTGGCCGGGGCGGCCCACCCTCCGGTATGGG TGGTGGTGACCGTGGTGGCTACAAAAATTACGGTG GATCCAGAGAGTACGGTCAGAAGGATGATGGAG ATGGTGATCAGGATAACTCGGACAATAATACCATCTTTGTCCAAGGGCTCAGTGAAGACGTCACCCCTGAGGAAGTGGGTGACTACTTCAAACAGATTGGAATCATTAAG GTCAATAAGAAGACGGGCAAACCTATGATCAATCTGTACACTGATAAAGCCACCGGACGACTGAAGGGTGAAGCCACCGTGTCCTTTGACGATCCTCCCTCAGCCAAAGCTGCCATTGACTGGTTTGATG GGAAAGAATTTAATGGAAAACCCCTCAAGGTGTCGTTTGCTACCAGAAGGGCGGAGTTCACTCAGAGAGGAGGGGGACGAGGACGTGGTGGCGGTGGCGGCGGTG GTTTTCGAGGCAGAGGTGGTGGTGGCTTTGGTGGAGGTCCCTCGTTTGATGTCAAGGGTGGAGACTGGCCTTGTCCCAACAG CTCTTGTGGCAACATGAACTTTGCCAGAAGATATGAGTGCAACCGGTGTGGAACATCAAAACCAGAAGGCGATAGTTATGGAGGTG ATCGCGGTGGTCGGGGCGGGTACGGAGGGGACCGCGGCGGCTACAGAGGCGGCAGAGGAGGAGGCTTCCGGGGTGGAGACCGTGGAGGATATGGTGGTGGAGGATACAAAATGGGTGGAAG GGGAGACCACAGAGAGGAGAGACGAGGACGGCCGTACTGA
- the taf15 gene encoding TATA-binding protein-associated factor 2N isoform X2, with amino-acid sequence MASGKDSGYGQPGAQQSYGSFAGSQGYQAGQQGYGQGNGSSSYGGQSYAGYGQTGGESYGQSSQGYSSGGYGQQQPQGFDSYGHQVPESSSSYGEKSYGQQRSYGQPSAAGADGGALGQSGGSYGGSQGGYVRRGDGDSRRYGDDSGSDRSEGYRGRGRGGYDRGGYDRGGRGGPPSGMGGGDRGGYKNYGGSREYGQKDDGDGDQDNSDNNTIFVQGLSEDVTPEEVGDYFKQIGIIKVNKKTGKPMINLYTDKATGRLKGEATVSFDDPPSAKAAIDWFDGKEFNGKPLKVSFATRRAEFTQRGGGRGRGGGGGGFRGRGGGGFGGGPSFDVKGGDWPCPNSSCGNMNFARRYECNRCGTSKPEGDSYGGDRGGRGGYGGDRGGYRGGRGGGFRGGDRGGYGGGGYKMGGRGDHREERRGRPY; translated from the exons ATGGCCTCAGGTAAAG ATTCGGGCTACGGTCAGCCTGGCGCTCAACAAAG cTATGGCTCTTTTGCTGGGTCCCAGGGCTATCAAGCTGGACAG CAGGGATATGGTCAGGGTAACGGCAGCAGCTCGTACGGTGGACAGAGTTATGCCGGTTATGGACAGACTGGTG GAGAGAGCTACGGCCAGTCGTCTCAGGGTTACTCTTCTGGTGGCTACGGTCAGCAGCAGCCGCAGGGCTTTGACAGCTACGGACATCAGGTACCCGAATCCTCATCCAG TTATGGTGAGAAGTCGTATGGGCAGCAGCGGTCTTACGGACAGCCGTCAGCAGCAGGAGCTGATGGGGGAGCGCTAGGTCAGTCCGGTGGCTCATACGGGGGGTCTCAAGGTGGATATGTGCGACGCGGTGATG GTGATTCCCGGAGGTATGGGGATGACAGTGGCTCGGACCGGTCGGAGGGTTACAGGGGCAGAGGTCGTGGGGGTTATGACCGCGGGGGCTATGACCGAGGTGGCCGGGGCGGCCCACCCTCCGGTATGGG TGGTGGTGACCGTGGTGGCTACAAAAATTACGGTG GATCCAGAGAGTACGGTCAGAAGGATGATGGAG ATGGTGATCAGGATAACTCGGACAATAATACCATCTTTGTCCAAGGGCTCAGTGAAGACGTCACCCCTGAGGAAGTGGGTGACTACTTCAAACAGATTGGAATCATTAAG GTCAATAAGAAGACGGGCAAACCTATGATCAATCTGTACACTGATAAAGCCACCGGACGACTGAAGGGTGAAGCCACCGTGTCCTTTGACGATCCTCCCTCAGCCAAAGCTGCCATTGACTGGTTTGATG GGAAAGAATTTAATGGAAAACCCCTCAAGGTGTCGTTTGCTACCAGAAGGGCGGAGTTCACTCAGAGAGGAGGGGGACGAGGACGTGGTGGCGGTGGCGGCG GTTTTCGAGGCAGAGGTGGTGGTGGCTTTGGTGGAGGTCCCTCGTTTGATGTCAAGGGTGGAGACTGGCCTTGTCCCAACAG CTCTTGTGGCAACATGAACTTTGCCAGAAGATATGAGTGCAACCGGTGTGGAACATCAAAACCAGAAGGCGATAGTTATGGAGGTG ATCGCGGTGGTCGGGGCGGGTACGGAGGGGACCGCGGCGGCTACAGAGGCGGCAGAGGAGGAGGCTTCCGGGGTGGAGACCGTGGAGGATATGGTGGTGGAGGATACAAAATGGGTGGAAG GGGAGACCACAGAGAGGAGAGACGAGGACGGCCGTACTGA
- the taf15 gene encoding TATA-binding protein-associated factor 2N isoform X1 has translation MASGKDSGYGQPGAQQSYGSFAGSQGYQAGQQGYGQGNGSSSYGGQSYAGYGQTGGESYGQSSQGYSSGGYGQQQPQGFDSYGHQVPESSSSYGEKSYGQQRSYGQPSAAGADGGALGQSGGSYGGSQGGYVRRGDGDSRRYGDDSGSDRSEGYRGRGRGGYDRGGYDRGGRGGPPSGMGGGDRGGYKNYGGSREYGQKDDGDGDQDNSDNNTIFVQGLSEDVTPEEVGDYFKQIGIIKVNKKTGKPMINLYTDKATGRLKGEATVSFDDPPSAKAAIDWFDGKEFNGKPLKVSFATRRAEFTQRGGGRGRGGGGGGGFRGRGGGGFGGGPSFDVKGGDWPCPNSSCGNMNFARRYECNRCGTSKPEGDSYGGDRGGRGGYGGDRGGYRGGRGGGFRGGDRGGYGGGGYKMGGRGDHREERRGRPY, from the exons ATGGCCTCAGGTAAAG ATTCGGGCTACGGTCAGCCTGGCGCTCAACAAAG cTATGGCTCTTTTGCTGGGTCCCAGGGCTATCAAGCTGGACAG CAGGGATATGGTCAGGGTAACGGCAGCAGCTCGTACGGTGGACAGAGTTATGCCGGTTATGGACAGACTGGTG GAGAGAGCTACGGCCAGTCGTCTCAGGGTTACTCTTCTGGTGGCTACGGTCAGCAGCAGCCGCAGGGCTTTGACAGCTACGGACATCAGGTACCCGAATCCTCATCCAG TTATGGTGAGAAGTCGTATGGGCAGCAGCGGTCTTACGGACAGCCGTCAGCAGCAGGAGCTGATGGGGGAGCGCTAGGTCAGTCCGGTGGCTCATACGGGGGGTCTCAAGGTGGATATGTGCGACGCGGTGATG GTGATTCCCGGAGGTATGGGGATGACAGTGGCTCGGACCGGTCGGAGGGTTACAGGGGCAGAGGTCGTGGGGGTTATGACCGCGGGGGCTATGACCGAGGTGGCCGGGGCGGCCCACCCTCCGGTATGGG TGGTGGTGACCGTGGTGGCTACAAAAATTACGGTG GATCCAGAGAGTACGGTCAGAAGGATGATGGAG ATGGTGATCAGGATAACTCGGACAATAATACCATCTTTGTCCAAGGGCTCAGTGAAGACGTCACCCCTGAGGAAGTGGGTGACTACTTCAAACAGATTGGAATCATTAAG GTCAATAAGAAGACGGGCAAACCTATGATCAATCTGTACACTGATAAAGCCACCGGACGACTGAAGGGTGAAGCCACCGTGTCCTTTGACGATCCTCCCTCAGCCAAAGCTGCCATTGACTGGTTTGATG GGAAAGAATTTAATGGAAAACCCCTCAAGGTGTCGTTTGCTACCAGAAGGGCGGAGTTCACTCAGAGAGGAGGGGGACGAGGACGTGGTGGCGGTGGCGGCGGTG GTTTTCGAGGCAGAGGTGGTGGTGGCTTTGGTGGAGGTCCCTCGTTTGATGTCAAGGGTGGAGACTGGCCTTGTCCCAACAG CTCTTGTGGCAACATGAACTTTGCCAGAAGATATGAGTGCAACCGGTGTGGAACATCAAAACCAGAAGGCGATAGTTATGGAGGTG ATCGCGGTGGTCGGGGCGGGTACGGAGGGGACCGCGGCGGCTACAGAGGCGGCAGAGGAGGAGGCTTCCGGGGTGGAGACCGTGGAGGATATGGTGGTGGAGGATACAAAATGGGTGGAAG GGGAGACCACAGAGAGGAGAGACGAGGACGGCCGTACTGA
- the taf15 gene encoding TATA-binding protein-associated factor 2N isoform X8, translating to MASGKDSGYGQPGAQQSYGSFAGSQGYQAGQQGYGQGNGSSSYGGQSYAGYGQTGGESYGQSSQGYSSGGYGQQQPQGFDSYGHQVPESSSSYGEKSYGQQRSYGQPSAAGADGGALGDSRRYGDDSGSDRSEGYRGRGRGGYDRGGYDRGGRGGPPSGMGGGDRGGYKNYGGSREYGQKDDGDGDQDNSDNNTIFVQGLSEDVTPEEVGDYFKQIGIIKVNKKTGKPMINLYTDKATGRLKGEATVSFDDPPSAKAAIDWFDGKEFNGKPLKVSFATRRAEFTQRGGGRGRGGGGGGGFRGRGGGGFGGGPSFDVKGGDWPCPNSSCGNMNFARRYECNRCGTSKPEGDSYGGDRGGRGGYGGDRGGYRGGRGGGFRGGDRGGYGGGGYKMGGRGDHREERRGRPY from the exons ATGGCCTCAGGTAAAG ATTCGGGCTACGGTCAGCCTGGCGCTCAACAAAG cTATGGCTCTTTTGCTGGGTCCCAGGGCTATCAAGCTGGACAG CAGGGATATGGTCAGGGTAACGGCAGCAGCTCGTACGGTGGACAGAGTTATGCCGGTTATGGACAGACTGGTG GAGAGAGCTACGGCCAGTCGTCTCAGGGTTACTCTTCTGGTGGCTACGGTCAGCAGCAGCCGCAGGGCTTTGACAGCTACGGACATCAGGTACCCGAATCCTCATCCAG TTATGGTGAGAAGTCGTATGGGCAGCAGCGGTCTTACGGACAGCCGTCAGCAGCAGGAGCTGATGGGGGAGCGCTAG GTGATTCCCGGAGGTATGGGGATGACAGTGGCTCGGACCGGTCGGAGGGTTACAGGGGCAGAGGTCGTGGGGGTTATGACCGCGGGGGCTATGACCGAGGTGGCCGGGGCGGCCCACCCTCCGGTATGGG TGGTGGTGACCGTGGTGGCTACAAAAATTACGGTG GATCCAGAGAGTACGGTCAGAAGGATGATGGAG ATGGTGATCAGGATAACTCGGACAATAATACCATCTTTGTCCAAGGGCTCAGTGAAGACGTCACCCCTGAGGAAGTGGGTGACTACTTCAAACAGATTGGAATCATTAAG GTCAATAAGAAGACGGGCAAACCTATGATCAATCTGTACACTGATAAAGCCACCGGACGACTGAAGGGTGAAGCCACCGTGTCCTTTGACGATCCTCCCTCAGCCAAAGCTGCCATTGACTGGTTTGATG GGAAAGAATTTAATGGAAAACCCCTCAAGGTGTCGTTTGCTACCAGAAGGGCGGAGTTCACTCAGAGAGGAGGGGGACGAGGACGTGGTGGCGGTGGCGGCGGTG GTTTTCGAGGCAGAGGTGGTGGTGGCTTTGGTGGAGGTCCCTCGTTTGATGTCAAGGGTGGAGACTGGCCTTGTCCCAACAG CTCTTGTGGCAACATGAACTTTGCCAGAAGATATGAGTGCAACCGGTGTGGAACATCAAAACCAGAAGGCGATAGTTATGGAGGTG ATCGCGGTGGTCGGGGCGGGTACGGAGGGGACCGCGGCGGCTACAGAGGCGGCAGAGGAGGAGGCTTCCGGGGTGGAGACCGTGGAGGATATGGTGGTGGAGGATACAAAATGGGTGGAAG GGGAGACCACAGAGAGGAGAGACGAGGACGGCCGTACTGA
- the taf15 gene encoding TATA-binding protein-associated factor 2N isoform X10 codes for MASGKDSGYGQPGAQQSYGSFAGSQGYQAGQGYGQGNGSSSYGGQSYAGYGQTGGESYGQSSQGYSSGGYGQQQPQGFDSYGHQVPESSSSYGEKSYGQQRSYGQPSAAGADGGALGQSGGSYGGSQGGYVRRGDGDSRRYGDDSGSDRSEGYRGRGRGGYDRGGYDRGGRGGPPSGMGGGDRGGYKNYGGSREYGQKDDGDGDQDNSDNNTIFVQGLSEDVTPEEVGDYFKQIGIIKVNKKTGKPMINLYTDKATGRLKGEATVSFDDPPSAKAAIDWFDGKEFNGKPLKVSFATRRAEFTQRGGGRGRGGGGGGFRGRGGGGFGGGPSFDVKGGDWPCPNSSCGNMNFARRYECNRCGTSKPEGDSYGGDRGGRGGYGGDRGGYRGGRGGGFRGGDRGGYGGGGYKMGGRGDHREERRGRPY; via the exons ATGGCCTCAGGTAAAG ATTCGGGCTACGGTCAGCCTGGCGCTCAACAAAG cTATGGCTCTTTTGCTGGGTCCCAGGGCTATCAAGCTGGACAG GGATATGGTCAGGGTAACGGCAGCAGCTCGTACGGTGGACAGAGTTATGCCGGTTATGGACAGACTGGTG GAGAGAGCTACGGCCAGTCGTCTCAGGGTTACTCTTCTGGTGGCTACGGTCAGCAGCAGCCGCAGGGCTTTGACAGCTACGGACATCAGGTACCCGAATCCTCATCCAG TTATGGTGAGAAGTCGTATGGGCAGCAGCGGTCTTACGGACAGCCGTCAGCAGCAGGAGCTGATGGGGGAGCGCTAGGTCAGTCCGGTGGCTCATACGGGGGGTCTCAAGGTGGATATGTGCGACGCGGTGATG GTGATTCCCGGAGGTATGGGGATGACAGTGGCTCGGACCGGTCGGAGGGTTACAGGGGCAGAGGTCGTGGGGGTTATGACCGCGGGGGCTATGACCGAGGTGGCCGGGGCGGCCCACCCTCCGGTATGGG TGGTGGTGACCGTGGTGGCTACAAAAATTACGGTG GATCCAGAGAGTACGGTCAGAAGGATGATGGAG ATGGTGATCAGGATAACTCGGACAATAATACCATCTTTGTCCAAGGGCTCAGTGAAGACGTCACCCCTGAGGAAGTGGGTGACTACTTCAAACAGATTGGAATCATTAAG GTCAATAAGAAGACGGGCAAACCTATGATCAATCTGTACACTGATAAAGCCACCGGACGACTGAAGGGTGAAGCCACCGTGTCCTTTGACGATCCTCCCTCAGCCAAAGCTGCCATTGACTGGTTTGATG GGAAAGAATTTAATGGAAAACCCCTCAAGGTGTCGTTTGCTACCAGAAGGGCGGAGTTCACTCAGAGAGGAGGGGGACGAGGACGTGGTGGCGGTGGCGGCG GTTTTCGAGGCAGAGGTGGTGGTGGCTTTGGTGGAGGTCCCTCGTTTGATGTCAAGGGTGGAGACTGGCCTTGTCCCAACAG CTCTTGTGGCAACATGAACTTTGCCAGAAGATATGAGTGCAACCGGTGTGGAACATCAAAACCAGAAGGCGATAGTTATGGAGGTG ATCGCGGTGGTCGGGGCGGGTACGGAGGGGACCGCGGCGGCTACAGAGGCGGCAGAGGAGGAGGCTTCCGGGGTGGAGACCGTGGAGGATATGGTGGTGGAGGATACAAAATGGGTGGAAG GGGAGACCACAGAGAGGAGAGACGAGGACGGCCGTACTGA
- the taf15 gene encoding TATA-binding protein-associated factor 2N isoform X4, producing the protein MASDSGYGQPGAQQSYGSFAGSQGYQAGQQGYGQGNGSSSYGGQSYAGYGQTGGESYGQSSQGYSSGGYGQQQPQGFDSYGHQVPESSSSYGEKSYGQQRSYGQPSAAGADGGALGQSGGSYGGSQGGYVRRGDGDSRRYGDDSGSDRSEGYRGRGRGGYDRGGYDRGGRGGPPSGMGGGDRGGYKNYGGSREYGQKDDGDGDQDNSDNNTIFVQGLSEDVTPEEVGDYFKQIGIIKVNKKTGKPMINLYTDKATGRLKGEATVSFDDPPSAKAAIDWFDGKEFNGKPLKVSFATRRAEFTQRGGGRGRGGGGGGGFRGRGGGGFGGGPSFDVKGGDWPCPNSSCGNMNFARRYECNRCGTSKPEGDSYGGDRGGRGGYGGDRGGYRGGRGGGFRGGDRGGYGGGGYKMGGRGDHREERRGRPY; encoded by the exons ATGGCCTCAG ATTCGGGCTACGGTCAGCCTGGCGCTCAACAAAG cTATGGCTCTTTTGCTGGGTCCCAGGGCTATCAAGCTGGACAG CAGGGATATGGTCAGGGTAACGGCAGCAGCTCGTACGGTGGACAGAGTTATGCCGGTTATGGACAGACTGGTG GAGAGAGCTACGGCCAGTCGTCTCAGGGTTACTCTTCTGGTGGCTACGGTCAGCAGCAGCCGCAGGGCTTTGACAGCTACGGACATCAGGTACCCGAATCCTCATCCAG TTATGGTGAGAAGTCGTATGGGCAGCAGCGGTCTTACGGACAGCCGTCAGCAGCAGGAGCTGATGGGGGAGCGCTAGGTCAGTCCGGTGGCTCATACGGGGGGTCTCAAGGTGGATATGTGCGACGCGGTGATG GTGATTCCCGGAGGTATGGGGATGACAGTGGCTCGGACCGGTCGGAGGGTTACAGGGGCAGAGGTCGTGGGGGTTATGACCGCGGGGGCTATGACCGAGGTGGCCGGGGCGGCCCACCCTCCGGTATGGG TGGTGGTGACCGTGGTGGCTACAAAAATTACGGTG GATCCAGAGAGTACGGTCAGAAGGATGATGGAG ATGGTGATCAGGATAACTCGGACAATAATACCATCTTTGTCCAAGGGCTCAGTGAAGACGTCACCCCTGAGGAAGTGGGTGACTACTTCAAACAGATTGGAATCATTAAG GTCAATAAGAAGACGGGCAAACCTATGATCAATCTGTACACTGATAAAGCCACCGGACGACTGAAGGGTGAAGCCACCGTGTCCTTTGACGATCCTCCCTCAGCCAAAGCTGCCATTGACTGGTTTGATG GGAAAGAATTTAATGGAAAACCCCTCAAGGTGTCGTTTGCTACCAGAAGGGCGGAGTTCACTCAGAGAGGAGGGGGACGAGGACGTGGTGGCGGTGGCGGCGGTG GTTTTCGAGGCAGAGGTGGTGGTGGCTTTGGTGGAGGTCCCTCGTTTGATGTCAAGGGTGGAGACTGGCCTTGTCCCAACAG CTCTTGTGGCAACATGAACTTTGCCAGAAGATATGAGTGCAACCGGTGTGGAACATCAAAACCAGAAGGCGATAGTTATGGAGGTG ATCGCGGTGGTCGGGGCGGGTACGGAGGGGACCGCGGCGGCTACAGAGGCGGCAGAGGAGGAGGCTTCCGGGGTGGAGACCGTGGAGGATATGGTGGTGGAGGATACAAAATGGGTGGAAG GGGAGACCACAGAGAGGAGAGACGAGGACGGCCGTACTGA